A part of Bacteroidia bacterium genomic DNA contains:
- the merTP gene encoding mercuric transport protein MerTP: protein KLIGAGLLTAIAASLCCITPVLALVAGTSGLASTFSWLEPFRPYFIGLTILVLGFAWYQKLKPKKQIDCNCETEEKPKFIQSKMFLGIVTAFAIVMLAFPYYSSIFYPKKEKQIIVVDKSNIQKVKFTISGMTCASCEEHVNHEVNKLTGIISSNASYENGNAIIEFDNSKTNISEIEKAINSTGYSVTDKKEN from the coding sequence AAACTAATCGGAGCAGGACTTTTAACAGCAATTGCAGCTTCATTGTGTTGTATTACTCCAGTCTTGGCTTTAGTAGCAGGAACAAGCGGACTTGCTTCTACTTTTTCTTGGCTCGAACCTTTCAGACCGTATTTTATCGGTTTGACAATTTTGGTTCTTGGTTTTGCTTGGTATCAAAAGTTGAAACCTAAAAAGCAAATTGACTGCAACTGTGAGACAGAAGAAAAACCAAAATTCATTCAGTCAAAAATGTTTTTAGGAATTGTAACAGCATTTGCAATCGTTATGCTTGCCTTTCCATACTATTCAAGCATTTTCTACCCAAAGAAAGAAAAGCAAATCATAGTAGTGGACAAATCCAATATTCAAAAAGTAAAATTTACGATTAGCGGAATGACTTGTGCGAGTTGCGAAGAACACGTAAATCACGAAGTAAATAAATTGACAGGAATAATAAGTTCAAACGCTTCATATGAAAATGGAAATGCAATCATAGAATTTGACAACTCAAAAACAAATATTTCTGAAATCGAAAAAGCAATAAACTCAACAGGATATTCTGTAACCGACAAAAAAGAAAATTAA
- a CDS encoding IS1595-like element ISBbi1 family transposase, protein MNIFSFTAHFGSEEDCRLHFKEQRDKEGVVCKRCGGTSHYWLQGKWSYECKGCRFRTSLRSGTIMESSKLPFLVWYKTMFLMSCTKKGFSTNELQKQLGLKRYEPVWAMVHKLRRAMGNRDARYTLEGMIELDEGYFSVASKEIERGKGTRGRG, encoded by the coding sequence ATGAACATATTCAGTTTTACGGCTCATTTCGGTTCGGAGGAAGATTGTCGTTTGCATTTCAAGGAGCAGCGTGATAAGGAAGGGGTTGTCTGCAAGCGATGCGGGGGCACTTCCCATTATTGGTTACAGGGTAAATGGAGTTATGAATGCAAAGGTTGCCGTTTCCGCACCTCGTTGCGCAGCGGTACGATCATGGAGAGCTCCAAGCTGCCGTTTCTGGTGTGGTACAAAACGATGTTCCTGATGAGTTGCACAAAAAAGGGATTCTCCACCAACGAACTCCAGAAGCAATTAGGATTGAAGCGTTACGAACCGGTATGGGCGATGGTACACAAACTCCGCAGGGCGATGGGCAACCGGGATGCAAGGTATACACTGGAAGGGATGATAGAACTGGATGAGGGTTACTTTTCGGTGGCCAGTAAGGAAATCGAGCGAGGCAAGGGTACACGTGGCCGGGG
- the sul2 gene encoding sulfonamide-resistant dihydropteroate synthase Sul2: protein MNKSLIIFGIVNITSDSFSDGGRYLAPDAAIAQARKLMAEGADVIDLGPASSNPDAAPVSSDTEIARIAPVLDALKADGIPVSLDSYQPATQAYALSRGVAYLNDIRGFPDAAFYPQLAKSSAKLVVMHSVQDGQADRREAPAGDIMDHIAAFFDARIAALTGAGIKRNRLVLDPGMGFFLGAAPETSLSVLARFDELRLRFDLPVLLSVSRKSFLRALTGRGPGDVGAATLAAELAAAAGGADFIRTHEPRPLRDGLAVLAALKETARIR from the coding sequence ATGAATAAATCGCTCATCATTTTCGGCATCGTCAACATAACCTCGGACAGTTTCTCCGATGGAGGCCGGTATCTGGCGCCAGACGCAGCCATTGCGCAGGCGCGTAAGCTGATGGCCGAGGGGGCAGATGTGATCGACCTCGGTCCGGCATCCAGCAATCCCGACGCCGCGCCTGTTTCGTCCGACACAGAAATCGCGCGTATCGCGCCGGTGCTGGACGCGCTCAAGGCAGATGGCATTCCCGTCTCGCTCGACAGTTATCAACCCGCGACGCAAGCCTATGCCTTGTCGCGTGGTGTGGCCTATCTCAATGATATTCGCGGTTTTCCAGACGCTGCGTTCTATCCGCAATTGGCGAAATCATCTGCCAAACTCGTCGTTATGCATTCGGTGCAAGACGGGCAGGCAGATCGGCGCGAGGCACCCGCTGGCGACATCATGGATCACATTGCGGCGTTCTTTGACGCGCGCATCGCGGCGCTGACGGGTGCCGGTATCAAACGCAACCGCCTTGTCCTTGATCCCGGCATGGGGTTTTTTCTGGGGGCTGCTCCCGAAACCTCGCTCTCGGTGCTGGCGCGGTTCGATGAATTGCGGCTGCGCTTCGATTTGCCGGTGCTTCTGTCTGTTTCGCGCAAATCCTTTCTGCGCGCGCTCACAGGCCGTGGTCCGGGGGATGTCGGGGCCGCGACACTCGCTGCAGAGCTTGCCGCCGCCGCAGGTGGAGCTGACTTCATCCGCACACACGAGCCGCGCCCCTTGCGCGACGGGCTGGCGGTATTGGCGGCGCTGAAAGAAACCGCAAGAATTCGTTAA
- a CDS encoding pentapeptide repeat-containing protein gives MQENYITDKTFDRNDSLTKGEFENCIFNSCDFSNKDLSEFKFTDCTFNDCNFSLAKLNKTALRDIKFKDCKMLGLRFDTCNEFGLSFSFDGCQLNHSSFYKTKIKKTIFKNSQLHETDFEEADLTNAVFDNCNLTQAVFDHTTLEKADFRTSYNYSIDPETNRIKKAKFSILGVSGLLDKYDIEIEK, from the coding sequence ATGCAGGAAAATTATATTACAGACAAAACCTTTGACCGAAACGATTCGCTGACAAAAGGCGAATTCGAAAACTGCATTTTCAATAGTTGCGATTTTTCCAACAAAGACCTTTCAGAATTTAAGTTTACAGACTGCACATTTAACGATTGCAATTTCAGTTTGGCAAAACTCAACAAGACAGCGTTACGGGACATCAAATTCAAAGACTGCAAAATGTTGGGACTTCGTTTTGACACTTGCAACGAGTTTGGACTTTCTTTTTCGTTTGACGGTTGCCAATTAAATCATTCTTCGTTTTACAAGACGAAAATCAAAAAGACGATTTTTAAAAATTCGCAATTACATGAAACAGACTTTGAGGAAGCTGACTTAACAAATGCGGTGTTTGACAACTGTAATTTGACACAAGCGGTTTTTGACCACACGACACTTGAAAAAGCAGACTTTCGGACTTCTTACAATTATTCCATTGACCCTGAAACTAACAGAATTAAAAAAGCGAAATTTTCTATTTTAGGTGTTTCAGGGCTTTTAGACAAATACGATATTGAGATAGAAAAATGA
- a CDS encoding GyrI-like domain-containing protein: MTPRIEMTNEKKLVGKRLSMSFANYKIGELWKSFMPRRKYITNNLTNELISLTVYKPTHFADFNPTNEFKRWATVEVSDFNNVPNEMETFVLPSGLYAVFEYKGLNTNNSIFQYILGTWLPNSDYILDNRPHFEVLGDKYKNNDPTSEEEIWIPIKSK, translated from the coding sequence ATGACACCAAGAATTGAAATGACAAACGAAAAGAAATTAGTCGGGAAACGACTTTCAATGAGTTTTGCGAATTACAAAATTGGCGAACTTTGGAAAAGTTTTATGCCAAGACGAAAATACATAACCAACAACTTGACAAACGAATTGATTTCATTGACAGTTTACAAACCAACACATTTTGCGGACTTCAACCCGACAAACGAATTTAAACGTTGGGCGACTGTTGAAGTTTCGGACTTTAACAATGTGCCAAACGAAATGGAAACTTTTGTTTTGCCAAGTGGACTTTATGCGGTTTTTGAATACAAAGGTTTAAACACGAACAATTCAATTTTTCAATACATTTTGGGAACGTGGTTGCCAAATTCGGACTACATTTTAGACAACAGACCGCATTTTGAAGTTTTAGGCGACAAATACAAGAACAATGACCCAACATCAGAAGAAGAAATTTGGATACCAATAAAATCAAAATAG
- a CDS encoding radical SAM protein, with translation MSTQSSTNQPIDWLHGFTNTSLHLILFMTEQCNFRCVYCYEDFKLGNIQEEVVLGIKNLILNRISEISHLAISYFGGEPLLNKSGVLDMTIWAKQLCDKNSIKYHGNITTNGYALDEKTFQSIFENGITEYQITIDGDKDWHNKLRPTINGKNTFDKIIRNIKAMAQSSYDFDCVIRLNVSDSNFESVQDFIETKENLIFLNDKRFKIHFHPIWGKPELVLNQKKGLDDLNNLVQLKGFNHTEESGLTILNKEDKETPIINSATKKGREVGYVCYASKANSFSIRANGQVQKCTVALKDDINNIGKLNSDGTMTLNQEKLAKWIFAKEKGCPLQALALEKLATPYKDAGKFNDNEN, from the coding sequence TTGTCAACACAAAGTTCTACCAATCAACCTATTGATTGGCTTCATGGGTTTACTAATACATCTCTGCATCTTATTCTGTTTATGACTGAACAGTGTAATTTTAGGTGCGTATATTGTTATGAGGACTTTAAGTTAGGTAATATCCAAGAAGAGGTTGTATTAGGGATTAAAAATCTTATCCTAAATCGTATTTCCGAAATAAGTCATCTTGCCATTTCTTATTTTGGAGGAGAACCCTTATTGAATAAATCAGGAGTTCTTGATATGACAATTTGGGCAAAACAATTATGTGATAAAAACTCCATAAAATATCACGGTAATATAACTACAAATGGGTATGCTCTTGATGAAAAAACTTTTCAAAGTATTTTTGAGAATGGTATAACTGAGTACCAAATAACGATTGATGGTGATAAGGATTGGCATAATAAATTACGACCTACAATTAATGGTAAAAACACCTTTGATAAAATCATACGTAATATAAAAGCAATGGCACAGTCAAGCTATGATTTTGATTGTGTAATTCGTTTAAATGTTTCAGACTCAAATTTTGAAAGTGTTCAGGATTTTATTGAAACTAAGGAAAACTTAATATTCCTGAATGATAAACGTTTTAAAATTCATTTCCACCCTATTTGGGGGAAACCCGAGTTGGTTCTTAATCAAAAAAAGGGATTAGATGATTTAAATAACTTAGTTCAGCTAAAAGGATTTAATCATACAGAAGAAAGTGGTCTTACAATTTTGAATAAAGAAGATAAAGAAACGCCTATTATTAATTCTGCAACAAAAAAAGGGCGTGAAGTAGGTTATGTTTGTTATGCCTCGAAAGCTAATAGTTTCTCTATCCGTGCTAATGGACAAGTTCAAAAATGTACTGTAGCATTGAAAGATGATATTAATAATATTGGAAAGCTAAATTCCGATGGAACAATGACATTAAATCAAGAGAAATTGGCAAAGTGGATTTTTGCAAAAGAAAAAGGTTGTCCACTTCAAGCATTGGCATTAGAAAAATTAGCTACTCCGTACAAAGATGCAGGTAAATTTAATGATAATGAAAATTAA
- a CDS encoding helix-turn-helix domain-containing protein — protein MQIENLGDYIRQLREQAEMPLRKLAALLDIDQSTLSKLERGERPVSRQMLPIIAKTFKVDEKDLIVKFMSKQVANQLAEEKYVKDILLAAEEEIKYLTKKNGKK, from the coding sequence ATGCAAATAGAAAATTTAGGCGATTACATTAGACAACTGAGAGAACAGGCTGAAATGCCTTTACGAAAACTTGCAGCATTGCTTGATATTGACCAAAGCACTTTGAGCAAATTAGAACGTGGAGAACGACCTGTAAGCAGACAAATGTTACCTATAATCGCTAAGACTTTTAAGGTGGACGAAAAAGACCTTATTGTAAAATTTATGAGCAAACAGGTTGCTAACCAACTTGCAGAAGAAAAATATGTGAAAGATATTTTGCTTGCAGCAGAAGAAGAAATTAAATACTTAACCAAAAAGAACGGTAAAAAGTAA
- a CDS encoding DEAD/DEAH box helicase family protein, which yields MELQLESLKYQDTAIQSVVKVFDGTEKNTFDNATFEGIRANVCKLTTEQLNENAKNVLLENGIDEETARLSTDNDLCIEMETGTGKTLVYLKTIYELYKHYGFTKFIILVPSVAIRQGVLSASQIFEKQLENIYGFTPKLFEYDSKKLNKVTNFIEEQHPQVMVMTLASFNSEDKILNQAQREDLFANIPFIDAIGKTNPIIIMDEPQEGMDTDNSVKQIAKLNPLFKLRYSATHKTMKNLIYRLTPYDSYKQGLVKKIEVLTVSEKNDEATIKIELTETQNGTSAPKAKVKAWKLKGGKFVFEETNWLKVGDNLGEKTNNPSYLNYQVARINKSLRTGKWSIEFSNGVILEEKQSSGNLQSIWALQLEWLILRHFQKSQKLAEQGIKCLSLIFIDRVANYIGENPIIKNLFVEKYKQVYAEFNGSQPTDEYINQIQGYYFAQKGSGEFADNEGGQKEQKKIYELILKGKEELLNINNPVQFIFSHSALGVGWDNPNVFNIATLNTAYSEVRKRQEIGRGLRICVNQDGQRIYDALDTNDTERINQLTVIPNETYETFVTQYQEEIKEVYGTTSAGAGMSHTHKGKPQNEVHFKRNQNETVDTAFKRFWKSLSKKTNYTTAFDETNLVTKATEEINKINIADYVAEVSSRSIGEISEEGIKDNFGGTETYNLKAYFTPLDLVEELSENTGMSYNTLFEITKQIKNHEQFVKNPPQYIHQAAAIIRNIELDEMIRGLDYHLTGEEFPFLFDDFVRNLTAEAYVETPNKGVFDKMLVDSFVEKTFAKSADVDDEIVCFLKLPSYYKIKTPIGEYEPDFGLVMKRKSLKTGNENEFYFVVETKGTNDLNDKKALTESEAYRIRCAVKHFEALGVEVHYKAPVKEYSYFRTEAAKTINSKIEQA from the coding sequence ATGGAATTACAATTAGAAAGTTTAAAATATCAGGACACAGCGATACAGTCGGTTGTGAAAGTGTTTGACGGAACAGAAAAAAACACTTTTGATAATGCGACTTTTGAAGGTATTCGTGCCAACGTGTGTAAACTGACAACAGAACAGCTAAATGAAAATGCAAAAAATGTTTTATTAGAAAACGGCATTGATGAAGAAACAGCCCGACTTTCAACCGACAACGACCTTTGTATTGAAATGGAAACAGGAACAGGGAAAACGCTTGTTTACCTAAAAACAATTTACGAATTATACAAACATTACGGTTTTACTAAATTCATCATTTTAGTTCCTTCGGTTGCCATTCGTCAAGGCGTTTTAAGTGCTTCTCAAATTTTTGAAAAACAACTTGAAAACATTTACGGCTTCACGCCAAAATTATTTGAATACGACAGTAAAAAATTAAATAAAGTTACCAATTTCATTGAGGAACAACACCCGCAAGTAATGGTAATGACACTTGCTTCGTTTAATTCGGAAGATAAAATTTTAAACCAAGCACAACGAGAAGATTTATTTGCAAACATTCCTTTCATTGACGCAATCGGAAAAACAAATCCGATTATCATAATGGACGAACCACAGGAAGGAATGGACACAGATAATTCCGTTAAGCAAATCGCAAAACTCAATCCGCTTTTTAAACTTCGTTATTCGGCAACACATAAAACGATGAAAAACCTTATTTATCGTTTAACGCCTTACGACAGTTACAAACAAGGTTTGGTAAAGAAAATAGAAGTGCTTACCGTTTCAGAAAAAAACGATGAAGCCACGATAAAAATTGAATTGACCGAAACGCAAAACGGGACGAGTGCCCCAAAAGCAAAGGTAAAAGCGTGGAAACTGAAAGGTGGTAAGTTTGTGTTTGAAGAAACTAATTGGCTGAAAGTTGGCGACAATTTGGGAGAGAAAACCAATAACCCAAGTTATCTGAATTATCAAGTAGCTCGTATCAATAAAAGTTTACGAACAGGAAAATGGTCTATTGAATTTTCCAATGGTGTGATATTGGAAGAAAAACAATCATCGGGAAATTTACAGAGTATTTGGGCTTTGCAGTTGGAATGGTTAATTCTTCGCCATTTTCAAAAATCTCAAAAATTAGCCGAACAAGGTATCAAATGCCTTTCCTTGATTTTTATTGATAGAGTTGCAAACTATATTGGCGAAAACCCGATTATCAAAAATCTTTTCGTAGAAAAATACAAACAAGTTTATGCCGAATTTAACGGTAGCCAACCAACAGATGAATATATTAACCAAATTCAAGGCTATTATTTTGCTCAAAAAGGAAGCGGAGAATTTGCCGATAATGAGGGTGGACAAAAGGAGCAGAAGAAAATTTACGAACTCATATTAAAAGGCAAAGAAGAATTATTGAATATCAATAATCCTGTTCAGTTTATTTTTTCGCACTCTGCTTTAGGTGTTGGCTGGGACAATCCGAATGTATTCAACATCGCAACACTAAATACAGCATATTCAGAAGTTCGCAAACGGCAAGAAATTGGGCGTGGCTTGCGTATTTGCGTAAACCAAGACGGACAAAGAATTTATGATGCGTTAGATACGAACGATACGGAACGTATCAATCAACTAACGGTTATTCCTAATGAAACTTACGAAACTTTTGTAACGCAGTATCAGGAAGAAATCAAAGAAGTTTACGGAACAACTTCGGCAGGTGCGGGAATGTCGCATACACACAAAGGAAAACCACAAAACGAAGTTCATTTTAAACGTAATCAAAATGAAACGGTAGATACCGCTTTTAAACGTTTTTGGAAATCGCTTTCAAAGAAAACCAATTATACAACCGCTTTTGACGAAACAAATCTTGTAACAAAAGCAACAGAAGAAATCAATAAAATCAATATTGCTGATTATGTTGCAGAAGTAAGCAGTCGTTCTATTGGCGAAATTTCAGAAGAAGGAATAAAAGACAATTTTGGCGGAACAGAAACATACAATCTAAAAGCGTATTTCACGCCTTTGGATTTAGTTGAGGAGTTGAGTGAAAATACAGGAATGAGCTACAACACGCTTTTTGAAATCACTAAGCAAATTAAAAATCACGAACAGTTTGTAAAAAATCCGCCACAATATATTCATCAAGCCGCAGCAATTATCCGCAACATTGAATTAGACGAAATGATTAGAGGACTTGACTATCATTTGACAGGCGAAGAATTTCCGTTTTTGTTTGACGACTTTGTTAGAAATCTAACGGCAGAGGCTTATGTAGAAACGCCTAACAAAGGTGTTTTTGACAAAATGCTTGTGGACAGTTTTGTAGAAAAAACATTTGCAAAATCGGCAGATGTGGACGATGAAATTGTATGTTTCTTAAAACTTCCAAGTTATTACAAAATAAAAACACCGATTGGCGAATACGAACCTGATTTTGGTTTGGTAATGAAACGTAAAAGTTTAAAGACAGGCAATGAAAACGAATTTTATTTTGTCGTAGAAACAAAAGGAACAAACGACCTAAACGATAAAAAAGCATTAACCGAAAGTGAAGCATATCGTATTCGTTGTGCAGTAAAACACTTTGAAGCGTTAGGAGTTGAAGTGCATTACAAAGCACCTGTAAAAGAATACAGCTACTTTAGAACAGAAGCAGCAAAAACAATTAATTCAAAAATTGAACAAGCGTAA